The sequence below is a genomic window from Harmonia axyridis chromosome 1, icHarAxyr1.1, whole genome shotgun sequence.
GGTAaatagaataaaatgaaacttttgtaataaaatttcttcttctaaaaaaactgtttttttttattatgtccAAAATTGGTTACGTAATGAGGTAAAGATGAGCTTTAAAAAGGGCTAAATCAGTCCATTGCTGCTTCTATAACAACACATTTCTCTTAACCTAGTTTTGTGCCAGTCCAATGTTCTTATAAAACTTACAGAACGGTTGAGAAATGAAAGTGAAGATCttctaatattattattattatgctaTCTATGAAAAGAAAATAGCACTCCAATTGcaccccaaaaaaaaattcatattgacaTCACATTTATCAGATTTTTCGAgtcaattttgatattgaaattagtttttttttaatttgttcacCATTGAAAATTTGCTTGTTGAATTGTAATAAACCAATTCATTTTGTTTGCCACATAGTGAATCTATGAGGTAAGGTACCCTGACATGATTTTTATTGTAGTCAAATcttattcaattaaaattttcatgcaaaatttcaaacggataatttttttggtaataaaaaacgTGGAAAGTATGGGTACTAAAAGTTAAAAAGAATACACAGTCATTattaggatatatgttttttATTCGTTTTTCTATTATATACAGGTTCACTTTGATTAGAATTGTTTCCTTTGTTTATTATAACTGGATTTTTAGTCATCTGTACCAGTTGCTGGATATAAATCCCAATTTGAATGGTTATTAAACCGAAGAAATAGCTCGCTATGAGGAATAAAACAATTTGCCAAGGTGCAAGTTGGTggaataaaccataaaaatatcGATCCGTTTTTGATTTAGTGTAGAAAAACCTGCAAACGAAATATTTCGTATTTAAGATGATACTATTGTGTAGTCAGAACCATATTAAGATGAGTGTTTTAGTGTGGTTTAAGCATGCACATAAAGAAAATGGACAAAACAGTCTTCTTCAACATTGCGAATAGAAAATGTCTGATGGACTGCAAATagccaacataaaataatataccACATCTGTTTGTTAATAGTGTTCATTATACGATAACGAATTTTTGATCAGTATTAACGAATGAACACTGAATTTGATAAAACGATGTTGAAGCacgtatctttccatgattaaatgacataaccaactgaacacaaatgacataagaaatgtcaaaaattacatacagtgttgccataagaacaattttaaattttatcttattggaaaaccctgaaGAGGACTAAAACTAGATTTGGCTCAAAATAGCATTGAACAAACTTAATGTTGGGGTGGTATAATACATTTTCTTTATTCAATGGTGTTACTAGCTGATCTGTAGATAATTTAAGCTTTATTATTTGTAATTAAGTATTACTCACAAGGAATAGTAGGCTATAATACTTATGGTGAATCCAACCAGAATATGTTTCCACTTATGTTGAACATTCCTTTCAgtaaaataaaattctaatacCATAAAGGCGAATACGATTGTATGTACAGTTTGATTAAACCACCAAGGTACCACCTCGTCAGTTGCTTCAGGGAATACCAACTCTCTGTCGTATTTAAACAGTGACCAAAACACTGTAAACACATAAGTTGTAAACGGTACCAAAAAAGT
It includes:
- the LOC123688657 gene encoding androgen-dependent TFPI-regulating protein-like codes for the protein MEEKIRFVLHTLIVLWYIIASVWAVFLSDFENVTDDRVLDMQKYGGRYFTTWNFLIHLIYFASALVEDFLSNYTPCKSCLEIIAEVKGYMFTTFLVPFTTYVFTVFWSLFKYDRELVFPEATDEVVPWWFNQTVHTIVFAFMVLEFYFTERNVQHKWKHILVGFTISIIAYYSLFFYTKSKTDRYFYGLFHQLAPWQIVLFLIASYFFGLITIQIGIYIQQLVQMTKNPVIINKGNNSNQSEPVYNRKTNKKHIS